In Rutidosis leptorrhynchoides isolate AG116_Rl617_1_P2 chromosome 2, CSIRO_AGI_Rlap_v1, whole genome shotgun sequence, one genomic interval encodes:
- the LOC139890340 gene encoding uncharacterized protein: protein MLATRYPRLFHLDIEAHCKVADRWINGSWFWRWTRDYLGSRNDQALIELINDIGSITLSEQEDQWSWNLSGDGSFTVAATRAVIGDNILPTSDKATRWFKFIPRKVNIFLWRFSLDRLPTRLKLSQKGLKIEDICCVFCHYGIESIEHVFFRYPIAIDVWRKVELWLDLDRDIPHFISWQELVSWIDDLSVIADSKNKILVIFATTLWTLWKLRNSVLFGPSPLRKNELFDFIRDMSFNWYCNRGRKRISWNVWLQKPL, encoded by the coding sequence ATGTTAGCTACTCGATACCCTCGTTTGTTCCACCTGGACATCGAGGCTCATTGTAAGGTGGCAGATAGATGGATTAATGGGTCATGGTTCTGGAGATGGACACGTGATTATTTAGGTAGTAGAAATGATCAAGCTCTGATTGAGCTGATTAACGATATCGGGAGTATTACTCTATCTGAGCAAGAAGATCAGTGGTCATGGAATCTTTCTGGTGACGGTTCGTTCACGGTGGCTGCTACTCGCGCTGTCATCGGTGACAATATTCTCCCTACGTCTGACAAGGCAACTAGGTGGTTTAAGTTTATCCCACGCAAAGTGAATATTTTCTTGTGGAGGTTTTCTTTAGACAGGTTACCTACAAGGTTAAAACTGTCGCAAAAAGGGTTGAAAATAGAAGATATTTGTTGCGTTTTTTGTCACTACGGTATTGAATCGATAGAACATGTGTTTTTTCGCTACCCGATCGCGATCGATGTTTGGCGGAAGGTGGAACTTTGGCTTGACTTGGATCGTGATATTCCACATTTTATTTCTTGGCAAGAACTGGTTTCGTGGATTGATGATTTAAGTGTGATTGCAGATTCGAAGAACAAAATTTTGGTGATCTTTGCGACAACGCTTTGGACTTTATGGAAGCTTCGGAATAGTGTTTTGTTTGGGCCTTCTCCTCTCCGGAAAAATGAGCTCTTTGATTTCATTCGTGATATGTCATTTAATTGGTATTGTAATAGAGGTCGCAAACGTATTAGTTGGAACGTGTGGCTACAAAAGCCGTTGTAA